The stretch of DNA CGGCACCATGAGCTTCCTGACCTTCGGGTCGCTGGCCCTGGTGCTGTGGTACGGCGGGCGGCAGGTGATGGCGGGGGCCATGACGCCCGGCAACCTCGTGACCTTTCTGATCTACGCGCTGCAGGTGGGCGGCACCGTGGCGGCCCTGACCGGGATTTTCAACCAGTTTCAGGAGGCGCTGGGCGCTTCGGGGCGCATCTTCGAGCTGCTGGACGAACGCAGCGACCTGCCCCAGCCGGCCACCCCCGCCCCCCTGAAGCGCGCCGAGGGCCGCGTGAGCTTTGAAGCCGTGCAGTTTGCCTACGAGGGCGCCCCGGTGCTGCGTGACCTGAACCTGGAGGTGCCCGCCGGGCAGGTGGTGGCGCTGGTGGGACCCAGCGGGGCCGGCAAAACCACACTGGTGAACCTGATTCCCCGCTTCTGGGACGTCACGGGCGGCACCCTGAAGGTGGACGGGCAGGACGTGCGCACCTACGCCCTGGCCGACCTGCGCGCCCAGGTGGGGCTGGTGCCGCAGGAAACCCTGCTGTTTTCGGGCACCATCCGCGAGAACATTCTCTATGGCCGCCCCGGCGCCCGCCCCGACGAGGTAGAGGCCGCCGCCCGCGCCGCCAACGCGCACGAGTTCATCATGGGCTTTGAACACGGCTACGAGACAGTGGTGGGCGAGCGCGGGGTCAAGCTGTCCGGCGGGCAGCGCCAGCGGGTCGCCATTGCCCGCGCGCTGCTGAAAGACCCCCGCATCCTGATTCTGGACGAAGCCACCAGCGCGCTGGACAACGAATCCGAGGCCCTGGTGCAGGCCGCCCTGGAACGCCTGATGCAGGGCCGCACCACCTTCGTGATCGCCCACCGCCTCAGCACCATTCGCAACGCGGACCGCATCATCGTGATGGACGGCGGGCGCATCGTGGAGGACGGCCCCCACGCCGAGTTGCTGGCCAAGGGCGGCCTGTACCGCGACCTGTACGAACTGCAGTTCCGCGCTGAGCAGGAGGGCCGGGCCGAGTTGCTGGAAACCGCGCCGCTGTCGTCCTGAGGGCGAATTGGGAAAGGGGGGAGAGGGCGGTGCAGCTCTCTCCCCCTTCTGGTGGAGGGCAGCCGAAGCCTGGGCCGGTACGCTGGGGCATGGTGGTTGCCTTGCCCGCTGCGCCGGTGCACCTGACCCAGCTGAACGTGCCGTTTCCCGGTGGGACGGTGGTGACGGTGCGCGCCTCGCCGAACACGGACTACTACGCCTGGGAGCATAAACAGACGCTGTATGCCCCAGGCCGCAGGGCAGCGGCTGTGCTGTTCTGCTGGGAATCCCTGCGCTTCACCGGCTGCGAGGTGATGCTCGCGCGGCCTGGGCAGCTCACGCGCGCCCTGCCAGACAGCAACGTGTGCACCCTGCTGTGGACCCCGGATGGGCGTTTTCTGCTGGGCGGCGGTTTTAATACGCTGCGGCTGTGGAATCCCTCAGGCGGCATGCGGACGGCTGTTCTCACACCAGGGAGCCGGCACAACGAGCCGCCCCTGGCGCTGTCGTTGAAGGCGGGCGTGTTGTGCGTTCAGTCGTCCCGCATCGCCGCGCGCTATACCCTGCCGGCCCTGCAGCGGCTTCCTGGTGCCTGCCCCTAAGCCCTGATCTCGGCAGGTGACTCCATCCTCACCCGGGCACGCGGCACAATGCGCGCTATGGAACAACGGGCGTTTGGCGACACGGGCCTGAAAGTCAGCGTGCTGGGCCTGGGCGCGGGGCAGGTGGGAGCAGAGCACCTCAGCGAGGACGAAGCGGGCACGCTGCTCAACCGCGCCGTGGACCGGGGCATCACCCTGATTGACACGGCGCGCGGCTACGGGCTCAGCGAGGAGCGCATTGGCCGCCACCTCGCCTCCCGCCGCCACGACTTCATCCTCAGCACCAAGGGCGGCTACGGGGCCGAGGGCGCCGAGGACTGGACCCCGCAGGCCATTCGCCTGGGGATCGAGCAGGCCCTGACCCGGCTGCGCAGCGACTGGATTGATATTTTTCACCTGCATTCCTGCCCCGCCGATGTGCTGCGCCACGAGGATCTGCTGCAGGCGCTGGACGATGCGCGCTCGGCGGGCCTGATTCGCGTGGTGGCCTACAGCGGCGAGAACGAGGCGCTGGCTGGGGCCATCAGCTCCGGGCGCTTTGACAGCGTGGAAACCAGCGTGAACCTGGCCGACCAGTTCAGCCGCCGCCAGCTGCTGCCCGCCGCCACCGAGCGCGGCCTGGGCGTGATCGCCAAGCGGCCCATTGCCAACGCGGCGTGGCGCTTCACCGCGCGCCCAGTGGGCGACTACGCCGAAACGTACTGGGAACGGCTGCAGGTGCTGAACCTGAACGCGGTCCGCGAAGCCACCGGGCTGGACTGGGACGCCTTTGCGCTGCGCTTCGCGGCGTATTCGCCGGGGGTCCATAGCGCCATCGTGGGCACGGCGAACATCGAAAACCTGGAGCGGA from Deinococcus multiflagellatus encodes:
- a CDS encoding ABC transporter ATP-binding protein, yielding MLSRPSSMSVTASAGGRRPKGDPRQLRRLLAYARPYRALFVLGVLATLVASGLNLAFPALFGQLIDASFLKVGSTDTGPLDRTVLGLLGIFALSALFGAAQSYLLARVGAGVVADLRRALFSHLLTLSPRFFGDHKTGDLTSRLTADVGTVQGVTSSALAQLAAQTVSLIGAVILLVTTSPRLSLLTLAVIPLVIGTAFMIGRRIRRVSREVQDAVAGANASAEEAISGVRVVQSFTAEGLERERYGQGVRLSFLAALKRAQLQALMAGTMSFLTFGSLALVLWYGGRQVMAGAMTPGNLVTFLIYALQVGGTVAALTGIFNQFQEALGASGRIFELLDERSDLPQPATPAPLKRAEGRVSFEAVQFAYEGAPVLRDLNLEVPAGQVVALVGPSGAGKTTLVNLIPRFWDVTGGTLKVDGQDVRTYALADLRAQVGLVPQETLLFSGTIRENILYGRPGARPDEVEAAARAANAHEFIMGFEHGYETVVGERGVKLSGGQRQRVAIARALLKDPRILILDEATSALDNESEALVQAALERLMQGRTTFVIAHRLSTIRNADRIIVMDGGRIVEDGPHAELLAKGGLYRDLYELQFRAEQEGRAELLETAPLSS
- a CDS encoding aldo/keto reductase → MEQRAFGDTGLKVSVLGLGAGQVGAEHLSEDEAGTLLNRAVDRGITLIDTARGYGLSEERIGRHLASRRHDFILSTKGGYGAEGAEDWTPQAIRLGIEQALTRLRSDWIDIFHLHSCPADVLRHEDLLQALDDARSAGLIRVVAYSGENEALAGAISSGRFDSVETSVNLADQFSRRQLLPAATERGLGVIAKRPIANAAWRFTARPVGDYAETYWERLQVLNLNAVREATGLDWDAFALRFAAYSPGVHSAIVGTANIENLERNVRLVEEGPLPLDALTHIEAAWTEHGLEWGGEV